The sequence below is a genomic window from Nostoc flagelliforme CCNUN1.
AGAAGAGTTGCAAAAAATTAAGGAGGAATCAGCAACCGTAAAAGGAGTGATGGAGAGGTTAGCGATAGCCGTTGCTCCAGATTTACCAGCGACCGAGGATGAAGTGGTTTCATTTCAGCAAGCAATCAACAATTTGGAGCAATATGGGGCGATTATTCCATCTACAGCAGATATTGTAGCGGCTCAATTCAGACTCAAGAACCAACGGGCTTGGTCATTGGTGTGGCAAGCTCTAGCCAAACTGTTGATCAAGAAAATAGAGAAGGTGTTCGCAGTCCAAGGCAAGAAGTCTGACCCATTAGAAGAAAAATTTAAACAACTGGAGGACGGCTTTTGAAAACAGCGTATTTTCATCGAGCGTACTGGTGCTACGAGAATAATCTGGGAATTGCCAAAATTCATCATGGACCACTGGGGATTTTTGCAATATTGTTTGAGAATGGCATTCCTATAATCAATGTTAATTTCCTCAAAAAAGACGAGTTTTCGTACTACTGGCAGAAGTACAAAAAACAAGGAATTTCTCTACATCTGGGAATGAAAGTTGGTATAGATACTGAATTAACTAGGGTGATTGAAAAGGAGAATATTTTCAAATTCCCTGAGATTAATTTAGAAGTCAAATTAGAGAATAATACCCGTTATTTTCGTTCACTAGATGGAGAATGGACAGAATTTGAGGATGATGTGTTTGTCGAATATAAACCTTGTGATTCACTAGTAGACGTGAGGTAGTCATGGTCAGAGGATCTAAGCCAGAATCTCCCAAAGATGGCGCATTAAATCTCTCGGATTTAAGTGGTGATCTCAGTAAAGCGATAGTCTTCCCGGATTCTCATTTCGGGTTAGAGTCAGCAGTTTGGGAAAACGCCCAACGCATTGCTGATATGTTACCTGTCAATGTGAAAGTCTTTGGGGATCTGACCGAAGAAGATATTGCAGATGCCCTCGATAAAGCCAAAGGTGCAGAGTTTCAGTCAAAGAAATGGACGGAATACTCCTCAGCTATTAGTCGTTACCTGAAAGCTTTGTACAAAGTAAGTGAGAAGCAAGCCGAAGTCAGTGAAAATGTGGGTGAGGCGAGGGTACAACACGCTGAATTGGAGAAGAATTTAGGGACATCCTTGGCTAATTTGGAGTCGAAGTTTAGACAAATTGTAGGTGGTTCACGTTCAGCGATCACAGGAGTACAAGATGACCTGACTATTAGTTTGGGTAAGATTGCTGACCAGTATTCTGAGTCCAAAGCCAAGAAACAGGAAAAACTGACGACTGAAAAAGCTCAAAAAGAACCAACTCCTTACGAAGAACAAACCAGTAACTTGGTGACTAGATTCCAGGAACTAAGAAATGCCAGATATTCAGGAACACCTGGGATTACGCAACGAATTAAAGGCGCAAAATAACAAGGTTCAGCAGTACGGTCTTGGGGTCTCCCCAAGTGGAGTAACTGCTGAACCCGAAGGGTAAAAAGCAAAAATGTCGGAAATTTGTAGGTTACTAATTTGGATATGTGGCTTCGTAATAGCCAGTGCGATCGCCCAACTAATTAGTTTACTACCGTGGTCAGCTTTAGTAATTGGAGTTGCTGCCACCATCACTTACTCTCAGGGAAAAAATAGTAGGGATATGCTGCTACAGGTAATCGCCACTGGTTTAGCATTTGGGTGGTTGAAATGTTATTTTCTTGGATGAAAATTGGGGCAAGTGGGGTAGTCGCTGTGATCCTGACGCTATCCTCTGACCCCAAAGAATTAAAGATATTCATACCTGCAAACTTAACAGCGATCGCACTCTCGAGTTATGCAGGTGTGGAACTACGAAAACTACAAAGATATTACGAAGACCAAGAGCGACAAGAAGATATGCTGGCTGCCATGAAAGATACTCAGGCGGAGGAACAATTGCAATATCTAACCTCAGCTGCGGAAAGAAAGCGGTTGTACGAGGAATCGGACAAAGAAACTGAACGGCAACTAAAACTATTGCAACAGACAGCACCCTTATTTAATGAGGTATTGGCAGTTACAGGACAAAGTGGAGCAGTCAATCGTATGGCGTTAGGCATGATCCAAAATGGTGAAGGACTGGGCAATGTGCTGCTGGCAACCTCAGAGGCAGAAATGCAGTTGGAGCAAGCAAAACTACAAGCCCAAATTCATCAACGCCAATTGGAATTGCAAACCCAACAAGCACTTAAAGATGCTCATGTTGAAGTGGTGACGGTGGCTACTCCTAGTACACCAGTATCTACTGAGCCAAGTACATCACCAAAAATGGAAGGCTTGAGAAAAGCAGCAAAGGTAGTTGGACTAGAAACTCAATGCTTAAGAGTTGACAAAGCACCCAGCTACGAGAGGTTGATATTCTCGGTGAGAACTGAAGATTTCAACACCTTACCCAAATTCAAAGCAGCATCTAAATTAGCATTGGGTATCAGTGAGAAAGAAGATTTGCCCTTCTATATATATGCCCCAGAACAGATCGCTGTAGAGATTCCTTTGAAACCACAAGACCGCACCTATTACAACTTCCCTGTTAGGCAATGGCAACAAGGAGAACGCCTAATTGTTCTGGGTCAATCTCTAGATGGTGAAGTCGTCATTGATTTAGCCAGTGAGGACACCCCGCAATTGTTGGTAGTCGGCACAACCGGTTCTGGTAAGTCTAACTTTTTCCGTGCTGCTGCCTACTGTCTGCTCATGCAAGGTGCGCGAGTTGATGTTTGCGGCGGCAAAGTAAGCGATTACGAAGATTTTGCTGACCGCTTCCCGACTATCACTATGAATGACATGGGGAACACTAGTGAGTTTGTCGGTGAGTATTTTTTAGAGTGCGTGAGCCGTAACTCTATGACCAAAGCTGAACTAGCCGAGGAACAGCCTTGGATACTGTTTATTGACGAGTATAAAGGGACTGTCCCGTTAGATGATACACAGCGCAAAGCTTACGACCAACAGTTGTGTGAAGTTGGTCGCCGTGGTAGGGGTTTGAAGATTCATGTTGTTATTGGCTTACAGCGTGGAGCTAAACGAGGTAAAGAAGATCCTCAAGGTTTACCCCCTGATTTACGTGACAACTTACCTTGTCGGATTGCGTTTCGTTGTGTCGATGCTACTAGTGGTCGTATGATTTTGATGCGTCGGGGTGAGGCTGTCACATCTTTGCAAGGTCGCGGCGATGGCATTGTCCAGTCTGGTTTGTTGGATCAAAGGTTTCAAGCTTACAAATTTGAAACTATCCCTTAATATGTTACCAAGTCAATTCATTGAAGCCGCTGGTTTTCCTAATCGTTGGCAAGAGCGGGATTTGCAAGAATATCTTGCCAAACGTCTAACAGAACGTGGCTTTCACACCCAAACTGAAGTTCAAGCCAATGGCGGTAGGGCTGATATTGTTACCAATTGGCAAGGTGGAGCGATCGTTGAGGTAAAAAAATACCTCGACCGCGATACCATTTATCAAGCTGTTGGTCAACTCAACCTTTACGGTCTGAACAACACGCATAAACTTGTGGTGATGGGTTTTCTTACACCTGATGCAAAGGGGCAACCATCAGCACTTCATACGGCTTCTTTTGTGGAGCAAAATCCCCGCATACAAGTAGTTTTCGTCAATACTGAAGATGAGTGGTTGCCGGGAAAAAGAATGGCTTCCTCAATGTTAGTCCAGTTCTTCTCATTGCCAAAACTCTCATTACCAAAACTAGATTTAGGCAGTTTTATATGGTGGTTTAGAGTTGCCAAAGCTAATCCAATGCTTATGGTTATTGTAGCCACTTTGCTTTCTGTCATGGTATCCCTAATGTTGCGAGAGTTGAATTACTGTCAACAGACTAATCAGGTATGGAGTTGTCTATTTTCTCCCCCGATAAATTAATCCACTGAGAGGAAAAGTATGAATGGTACTGTTTTTAATATCGGAGTTACTACTTGTGGTTTTACAATGGCAACAATAGTAGAACATCACCCTCAAAATGTAATTGGAACATTTTGGTTGCCATCTACACAGAAGGATTACAACAAACTAACTTGTAAATGGGTAGATTATGTTCTAGAAGAGAATCAAGCACAAGCCCTTCTAGACGATATTGATATTTTAAGAAGTGAACCCCACTTGTACACTCACATGGTAATCCTTTTAACAGGAAATCCTCACCATCCAGGCGATTACTCTTTTATGGCTGGCATCACACGTTTTCTTGAGAGTACATCATTGCTTCAAGCGCTAGCCCTGCATAATATTCCAGCCCACACTGAAATCTCATATCCTGATTTATTTGACGATAAAAGTGTAGAAAATGCTCC
It includes:
- a CDS encoding PDDEXK family nuclease, whose translation is MLPSQFIEAAGFPNRWQERDLQEYLAKRLTERGFHTQTEVQANGGRADIVTNWQGGAIVEVKKYLDRDTIYQAVGQLNLYGLNNTHKLVVMGFLTPDAKGQPSALHTASFVEQNPRIQVVFVNTEDEWLPGKRMASSMLVQFFSLPKLSLPKLDLGSFIWWFRVAKANPMLMVIVATLLSVMVSLMLRELNYCQQTNQVWSCLFSPPIN